The following proteins come from a genomic window of Hoplias malabaricus isolate fHopMal1 chromosome 15, fHopMal1.hap1, whole genome shotgun sequence:
- the LOC136668828 gene encoding uncharacterized protein isoform X1, with protein sequence MESEEDLESLGEKLYDLIYPKHADMAPKLTGMLLELPGTVIGQMLQDDSLLTKALDRALAALTPDNSKQQSKADIQDTDSVSSDSLGEQLYDLIDLYQTGHTQKITGMLLEQKKEAVLQLMSDPVLLEEKVKTALKTLQDSGPCKEDTDVSDSSDKDEDEAEATGETLFGLVQNMEPVHCADITGMLLEMDSGTLQQILSDRAKLEVAVQRAKNALEGTLR encoded by the exons ATGGAGAGTGAAGAGGACCTGGAGTCTCTTGGGGAGAAGCTTTATGATCTGATTTATCCTAAACACGCGGATATGGCTCCAAAACTCACAG GAATGCTGCTGGAGCTTCCGggaactgtgattggtcagatgCTTCAGGATGATTCGCTCCTCACCAAAGCACTGGACAGAGCACTGGCAGCCTTGACACCTGACAAtag CAAACAACAGTCCAAAGCTGACATCCAAGACACAGACTCTGTGTCCTCCGACTCTCTGGGGGAACAGTTGTATGACCTCATCGATCTCTACCAGACTGGACATACTCAGAAAATAACAG GAATGCTATTGGAGCAGAAAAAGGAGGCGGTCCTTCAGCTGATGTCAGACCCTGTCCTGCTGGAAGAGAAAGTGAAAACAGCCCTAAAAACTTTACAAGA TAGTGGGCCGTGTAAGGAggacacagatgtgagtgacagcTCAGACAAAGACGAAGACGAAGCAGAAGCGACTGGAGAGACGCTTTTCGGACTCGTACAGAACATGGAGCCCGTCCACTGTGCTGACATCACAG gaatgCTGTTAGAAatggactctgggactctgcaaCAGATTCTGTCTGATCGGGCCAAGCTTGAAGTCGCAGTGCAACGAGCAAAGAATGCTCTG GAGGGCACTTTGAGGTGA
- the LOC136668828 gene encoding uncharacterized protein isoform X2 has translation MESEEDLESLGEKLYDLIYPKHADMAPKLTGMLLELPGTVIGQMLQDDSLLTKALDRALAALTPDNSKQQSKADIQDTDSVSSDSLGEQLYDLIDLYQTGHTQKITGMLLEQKKEAVLQLMSDPVLLEEKVKTALKTLQDGPCKEDTDVSDSSDKDEDEAEATGETLFGLVQNMEPVHCADITGMLLEMDSGTLQQILSDRAKLEVAVQRAKNALEGTLR, from the exons ATGGAGAGTGAAGAGGACCTGGAGTCTCTTGGGGAGAAGCTTTATGATCTGATTTATCCTAAACACGCGGATATGGCTCCAAAACTCACAG GAATGCTGCTGGAGCTTCCGggaactgtgattggtcagatgCTTCAGGATGATTCGCTCCTCACCAAAGCACTGGACAGAGCACTGGCAGCCTTGACACCTGACAAtag CAAACAACAGTCCAAAGCTGACATCCAAGACACAGACTCTGTGTCCTCCGACTCTCTGGGGGAACAGTTGTATGACCTCATCGATCTCTACCAGACTGGACATACTCAGAAAATAACAG GAATGCTATTGGAGCAGAAAAAGGAGGCGGTCCTTCAGCTGATGTCAGACCCTGTCCTGCTGGAAGAGAAAGTGAAAACAGCCCTAAAAACTTTACAAGA TGGGCCGTGTAAGGAggacacagatgtgagtgacagcTCAGACAAAGACGAAGACGAAGCAGAAGCGACTGGAGAGACGCTTTTCGGACTCGTACAGAACATGGAGCCCGTCCACTGTGCTGACATCACAG gaatgCTGTTAGAAatggactctgggactctgcaaCAGATTCTGTCTGATCGGGCCAAGCTTGAAGTCGCAGTGCAACGAGCAAAGAATGCTCTG GAGGGCACTTTGAGGTGA
- the LOC136668828 gene encoding uncharacterized protein isoform X3: MLLELPGTVIGQMLQDDSLLTKALDRALAALTPDNSKQQSKADIQDTDSVSSDSLGEQLYDLIDLYQTGHTQKITGMLLEQKKEAVLQLMSDPVLLEEKVKTALKTLQDSGPCKEDTDVSDSSDKDEDEAEATGETLFGLVQNMEPVHCADITGMLLEMDSGTLQQILSDRAKLEVAVQRAKNALEGTLR, encoded by the exons ATGCTGCTGGAGCTTCCGggaactgtgattggtcagatgCTTCAGGATGATTCGCTCCTCACCAAAGCACTGGACAGAGCACTGGCAGCCTTGACACCTGACAAtag CAAACAACAGTCCAAAGCTGACATCCAAGACACAGACTCTGTGTCCTCCGACTCTCTGGGGGAACAGTTGTATGACCTCATCGATCTCTACCAGACTGGACATACTCAGAAAATAACAG GAATGCTATTGGAGCAGAAAAAGGAGGCGGTCCTTCAGCTGATGTCAGACCCTGTCCTGCTGGAAGAGAAAGTGAAAACAGCCCTAAAAACTTTACAAGA TAGTGGGCCGTGTAAGGAggacacagatgtgagtgacagcTCAGACAAAGACGAAGACGAAGCAGAAGCGACTGGAGAGACGCTTTTCGGACTCGTACAGAACATGGAGCCCGTCCACTGTGCTGACATCACAG gaatgCTGTTAGAAatggactctgggactctgcaaCAGATTCTGTCTGATCGGGCCAAGCTTGAAGTCGCAGTGCAACGAGCAAAGAATGCTCTG GAGGGCACTTTGAGGTGA